A stretch of the Vulcanisaeta souniana JCM 11219 genome encodes the following:
- a CDS encoding DEAD/DEAH box helicase: MNSFWRRYLNPRLVGILGEFGYLEPTPIQVEAIPRVLSGVHVLITAPTGSGKTEAAIFPIMSKILSEGLTSGVAVIYITPARALNRDVNIRLREIASRLGITTAVRHGDTPESERRRQVREPPLILITTPETLQVILTMRNMRRALRNVKWVVIDELHELMNDERGAQLSIALERLVNITGEYQRIGLSATIGNTELASQFLAGIGRPVEVVSADVSREVEISVEYPETTEEDVGLAEELNTLPETAARLRRITEIINNHRTTLVFTNTREEAELLGHRLGRVLGDNAVGVYHGSLDREEREELEEGLRNGRIRAVVTTSSLELGIDIGHIDAVIQYSSPRQVTKLIQRVGRSGHRLGRRAVGYVITRDTDDYLESLVIARRALNNELEREVEYHKKALDVLHHQIAGIVIETKIEGRALTINEILNTVRKAHPYRELTPEELLEVLKFMESSRFIRINEDGTITPRRGLHRYYFENISMIPDQKHYRARDMVTNRVIGELDEEFVETTETGTQVILAGRPWRIISTDHEKGEVVLEPLNQVLNAVPTWVGEEIPVPTEVAQETCQLRQELISAVNNGQETTGIFINYPANQTPTDVIEELGQQAKTEVTKFTDTVTIEWRGRDAVIHACLGTKGNQALAIYLARYISQRYRVVATYVTDPYRVLITTPISIPPQAITEALNQSPDYVEEELREAVRGTRLYKYRFIHVARRFGILPKESVDVNIERLAAALRDTVVDKEITREILTEKINPTPLRQLINSIKKGKTTIRIIKAEQYTPIAQHIINQASKIDAAVQGIPTTTILQLLKKRIEEREVTLLCLNCGWHTTMKVKYIPEQVKCPRCRMRQIAVLKYGENPAKTYEITRKARRNQRLTREEQEKWQELTQTALAVLQYGKKAIIALAAHGVGPTTAIRKVLPKAKTEQELYQQILEAERQYQKTKPFWNE; encoded by the coding sequence ATGAACAGTTTTTGGAGGAGGTACCTAAATCCAAGGCTTGTAGGGATCCTTGGGGAATTTGGTTACCTAGAGCCGACGCCTATTCAAGTAGAGGCAATACCCAGGGTGCTCAGCGGCGTTCATGTTTTAATCACGGCACCCACGGGTAGTGGAAAGACCGAGGCAGCGATATTCCCAATAATGAGCAAAATACTTAGTGAGGGTTTAACAAGCGGCGTCGCGGTCATCTACATAACGCCCGCGAGGGCCCTAAATAGGGACGTGAACATTAGGCTCAGGGAAATAGCCAGTAGGCTTGGCATAACCACGGCGGTTAGGCACGGCGACACCCCAGAGAGCGAACGTAGGAGGCAGGTTAGGGAGCCACCCCTGATACTCATAACAACACCGGAGACACTCCAGGTAATATTAACCATGAGGAACATGAGGAGGGCGCTTAGGAACGTCAAGTGGGTAGTGATTGACGAGCTCCATGAGTTGATGAATGACGAGAGAGGTGCCCAACTATCCATAGCCCTGGAGAGACTAGTCAACATAACCGGTGAGTACCAGAGGATTGGGCTCTCCGCGACAATAGGAAACACCGAACTGGCCAGCCAATTCCTAGCCGGCATAGGCAGGCCAGTGGAGGTGGTGAGCGCTGACGTGAGTAGGGAAGTGGAGATAAGCGTTGAATACCCAGAAACCACTGAGGAGGACGTGGGACTAGCCGAGGAATTAAACACCTTGCCAGAGACTGCGGCAAGGCTCAGGAGGATCACGGAAATAATAAACAACCACAGGACAACCCTCGTATTCACAAACACCAGGGAGGAAGCCGAACTACTAGGGCATAGACTAGGTAGAGTGCTCGGCGACAACGCCGTGGGCGTCTACCACGGCTCACTGGACAGGGAGGAAAGGGAGGAGCTCGAGGAGGGCCTGAGAAACGGCAGGATCAGGGCAGTAGTGACCACGTCAAGCCTCGAACTAGGCATAGACATAGGCCACATAGACGCCGTAATCCAATACTCAAGCCCCAGACAGGTCACAAAGCTAATCCAGAGAGTCGGCAGGAGTGGGCACAGGCTTGGTAGAAGGGCCGTTGGCTACGTAATAACAAGGGACACCGACGACTACCTAGAATCCCTCGTAATAGCCAGGAGGGCCCTAAACAACGAACTAGAGCGGGAAGTTGAGTACCACAAGAAGGCGCTCGACGTACTCCACCACCAAATCGCCGGCATAGTCATTGAGACCAAGATAGAGGGCAGGGCATTGACGATAAACGAGATCCTAAACACAGTGAGGAAAGCACACCCATACAGGGAGTTAACACCCGAGGAGTTACTCGAGGTCCTAAAATTCATGGAAAGCAGTAGGTTCATTAGGATCAACGAGGACGGTACCATAACACCAAGGAGAGGACTCCACAGATACTACTTCGAGAACATATCCATGATACCAGACCAAAAACACTACAGGGCCAGGGACATGGTGACAAATAGAGTGATCGGCGAATTAGACGAAGAGTTCGTGGAAACCACCGAGACAGGCACACAGGTAATACTGGCAGGCAGACCCTGGAGAATAATAAGCACAGACCACGAAAAGGGCGAGGTCGTGCTAGAACCACTGAACCAAGTCCTAAACGCAGTACCCACGTGGGTCGGCGAGGAAATACCAGTACCCACAGAGGTGGCGCAGGAAACCTGCCAATTAAGACAGGAACTAATAAGCGCCGTAAATAACGGGCAGGAAACAACGGGAATATTCATTAATTACCCAGCGAACCAAACACCAACAGACGTAATCGAGGAACTAGGACAACAAGCCAAGACAGAAGTAACGAAATTCACTGACACAGTAACAATAGAGTGGAGAGGAAGAGACGCCGTAATCCACGCCTGCCTAGGCACAAAGGGAAACCAAGCACTAGCCATATACCTAGCCAGATACATAAGCCAGAGATACAGGGTAGTCGCAACCTACGTGACAGACCCATACAGGGTACTCATAACAACACCAATAAGCATACCACCCCAGGCAATAACCGAAGCCCTAAACCAAAGCCCAGACTACGTAGAGGAGGAGTTAAGGGAGGCCGTAAGAGGCACAAGACTCTACAAGTACAGATTCATACACGTCGCCAGGAGATTCGGGATACTACCCAAGGAGTCTGTTGACGTAAACATCGAAAGGCTGGCAGCGGCGCTCAGGGACACCGTGGTAGACAAAGAAATCACCAGGGAAATACTCACCGAAAAAATAAACCCAACACCACTCAGGCAACTCATAAATAGCATTAAGAAGGGAAAAACAACAATAAGGATCATCAAGGCAGAACAATACACACCAATAGCCCAACACATCATAAACCAAGCCAGCAAAATAGACGCAGCAGTCCAGGGGATACCAACAACCACAATACTACAACTACTAAAGAAAAGAATCGAGGAAAGGGAAGTAACACTACTATGCCTAAACTGCGGATGGCACACAACAATGAAGGTCAAATACATACCAGAACAAGTCAAATGCCCAAGATGCAGAATGAGACAAATAGCCGTACTAAAGTACGGAGAAAACCCAGCTAAAACCTACGAGATAACCAGGAAGGCAAGAAGAAACCAAAGACTAACAAGGGAGGAGCAGGAAAAATGGCAGGAACTAACACAAACAGCCCTGGCAGTCCTACAATACGGCAAAAAAGCCATAATAGCCCTAGCAGCACACGGAGTAGGACCAACAACAGCAATCAGGAAAGTCCTACCAAAGGCAAAGACAGAACAAGAGCTCTACCAACAAATACTAGAGGCAGAACGACAATACCAAAAAACAAAACCCTTCTGGAACGAATAA
- a CDS encoding ParA family protein codes for MTIITVTSGNIGGAGKTTITLALLMSTRNVAYMDLSPDNRSLSLLLGLNPRSDVIDSVRGGRYMMYMRDGNIVMPIRHREYPEIRQLSAITPQDMQRALKSLERTLINKYNVENLVIDTMSVVNIGLSLGAIEAADRLLIPLISGREELVRRTIPRVGTKHMIYAMNMVKEDLKYDAAAVIPYVDGTNNQLEVAERIRSYVRNLIKVALG; via the coding sequence ATGACCATAATAACAGTAACTAGTGGTAATATTGGGGGAGCAGGGAAAACAACCATTACATTAGCCCTACTAATGAGCACAAGGAATGTGGCCTATATGGACCTGAGTCCTGACAATCGTTCTCTATCCCTTCTCCTTGGCCTAAACCCAAGGTCTGATGTAATAGATAGTGTGCGTGGTGGGAGGTACATGATGTACATGAGGGATGGCAATATAGTAATGCCAATAAGGCATAGGGAGTACCCAGAGATCAGGCAGTTATCCGCGATCACACCGCAGGATATGCAGCGGGCATTAAAGTCCCTGGAAAGGACGCTAATTAATAAATACAATGTGGAAAACCTCGTAATAGACACAATGAGTGTGGTAAACATAGGGTTATCACTGGGTGCAATAGAGGCAGCTGACAGGTTATTAATACCACTGATCAGCGGGAGGGAGGAATTAGTGAGGAGGACGATACCCAGGGTGGGCACTAAACACATGATCTATGCCATGAACATGGTTAAGGAGGACCTAAAGTACGACGCCGCGGCGGTAATACCGTACGTGGATGGCACGAATAATCAACTTGAAGTCGCTGAGAGGATTAGAAGTTATGTGAGGAATTTAATAAAGGTGGCCCTTGGGTAA